A genome region from Eurosta solidaginis isolate ZX-2024a chromosome 2, ASM4086904v1, whole genome shotgun sequence includes the following:
- the LOC137241936 gene encoding uncharacterized protein, giving the protein MRCALLIFVAVVSSAAGHRYGNLVTSAGYALPSSVTSAVAATRLGSEETKSVDAAPVENSISTKETPAPISSTTLATTAAVNPAIITESTAVGSESNVGNTTPSAPQTSAIPAATSMAASISSTAKPPTKPPKDEELAAEAATELPLSSPPTELSLEDNESDLTQRRVITYDQRQEGQYNIRADLENFMIVLIPPSASDGINLLDLITKSAFRRSSLRSKSKRKHYSNGGATNKYRSALKSSAARLSSPATLDAPRGYLTAPAQFAQTPFDSFVGTHSSASAIPMLGASQNRITDFIQGRATARFDTPTNAEDASAGLHPDRPVDVLPPPYPLAYQHLIKPFHLEAEPTVIQALPPPELNAAPAHISGNYLDSYNQLLATGLSASSTAAKSDLAAISTTTAAAIPTSTGYYRLSRAIRGDNYLDSNRVNSPNSIHRSDANLGPIYRAEHSLGATYLYPPIDTPRIYFNSESNAKSFEAPHDAIERSQLVDDVDDNARVGEIYVPPRELKDDIEWEQFFDTMVKEANDSLCMPGQRRDSYGMCRQVEGY; this is encoded by the coding sequence atgcGTTGCGCGCTGCTTATATTCGTGGCAGTTGTCAGCTCGGCAGCGGGTCATAGATATGGAAATTTGGTGACCTCGGCAGGGTATGCCTTACCTTCTAGTGTCACTAGTGCTGTGGCAGCGACGCGTTTGGGTAGCGAAGAAACTAAATCGGTTGATGCCGCCCCAGTTGAAAACTCTATCTCAACTAAAGAAACACCAGCACCAATAAGCAGCACAACATTAGCCACAACAGCAGCAGTGAATCCAGCCATAATAACTGAAAGTACGGCGGTTGGTAGTGAAAGTAACGTTGGCAACACGACACCCTCCGCACCACAAACAAGTGCTATACCCGCTGCAACTTCAATGGCCGCATCTATTTCTAGTACAGCTAAGCCGCCAACTAAACCTCCCAAAGATGAGGAATTAGCCGCCGAGGCAGCTACTGAGCTGCCACTCTCATCACCGCCAACAGAACTTTCGCTTGAAGACAATGAATCAGACTTGACACAACGTCGCGTTATTACTTACGATCAGCGCCAAGAGGGTCAGTATAATATACGCGCCGATTTGGAGAATTTCATGATTGTACTTATACCACCCAGCGCGTCAGATGGTATCAACCTACTTGATTTAATTACGAAGTCTGCATTCAGACGCAGTTCATTGCGTTCAAAATCGAAGCGTAAGCATTACTCAAATGGTGGTGCTACCAACAAATATCGGAGTGCATTGAAATCATCAGCAGCACGCTTGTCTTCACCAGCTACATTGGATGCACCACGCGGTTATTTAACAGCACCCGCACAATTTGCTCAGACACCATTTGATTCCTTTGTTGGCACACATTCATCAGCTTCAGCTATTCCTATGTTGGGCGCATCGCAGAATCGTATAACGGATTTCATTCAGGGTCGCGCAACTGCACGTTTTGATACTCCCACCAATGCAGAAGATGCTTCGGCTGGATTACATCCTGATCGTCCAGTCGATGTGCTACCACCACCATATCCACTCGCTTATCAACATCTCATAAAACCTTTTCATCTCGAAGCAGAACCAACTGTCATACAAGCTTTGCCACCACCCGAACTGAATGCGGCACCTGCGCATATATCTGGAAATTATCTCGATAGCTACAATCAACTATTGGCTACTGGTCTCTCGGCAAGTAGTACTGCCGCTAAAAGTGATTTGGCTGCAATTTCCACTACTACAGCAGCGGCAATACCTACCAGCACTGGCTACTATCGCCTTTCACGTGCCATACGCGGCGACAATTACCTGGACTCGAATCGTGTCAACTCGCCAAATAGTATACATCGAAGCGACGCCAATTTAGGCCCAATTTATCGCGCAGAACATTCATTAGGTGCTACATATTTGTATCCACCCATCGACACGCCTCGTATTTATTTCAATTCCGAGTCGAATGCTAAAAGTTTTGAGGCGCCTCATGATGCCATAGAGCGTTCTCAACTAGTGGACGATGTCGATGATAATGCACGTGTGGGTGAGATTTATGTGCCGCCACGAGAACTCAAGGATGACATTGAGTGGGAGCAGTTTTTTGATACAATGGTTAAGGAAGCAAATGACTCATTATGTATGCCGGGACAAAGACGTGACAGCTATGGCATGTGTCGCCAAGTTGAAGGCTACTAA